Proteins encoded in a region of the Zea mays cultivar B73 chromosome 2, Zm-B73-REFERENCE-NAM-5.0, whole genome shotgun sequence genome:
- the LOC103649088 gene encoding uncharacterized protein yields MEKLDPNDMTIRAGPGKELKITKDTVHLILGLPNAGGGTALGIDEAVVANNLRAELGLSKEDFGVTALQDRLRKGSDDDLSIRCFFLILFNRLLFPTASWGITNHEVLLTEQMDRFHQIDWCQLIFNDLCQAAKKWHNRSVTNVSTTIYGCSIVVLLYYLDHLHDSAAPLNKRGSPRIKYFDRNIIQALTRADKGKIRKGEEAFGHCSFRSSSETCYTDVPPVHAQFKHKTRTNAFDVPRPDPSGQHSIHIELPLIRDLISSKLNQLPSRHRMGFIEKLSHFDAEVGKACSVIKQTLQQIVEKQFNLSDVFGELIDEVLRAEAGDNEDAYDVQKTTSKSDDILPQTAEGCTCPAPPTVPDMSTPVSQLDTQFTDTQVHELLLRQQHIRVLLESCPDEADIDLLVHTNITKQNKTPTTSVVMFLQSLYFFILGLY; encoded by the exons ATGGAAAAGCTCGACCCCAATGACATGACAATTCGAGCTGGCCCTGGAAAGGAGCTGAAAATAACAAAGGATACGGTGCACCTAATTTTGGGTTTACCGAATGCTGGGGGAGGAACTGCATTGGGCATCGATGAAGCTGTTGTTGCCAACAATTTGAGAGCTGAACTTGGGCTATCGAAAGAAGATTTTGGGGTTACAGCTCTACAAGATCGTTTGAGGAAAGGTTCTGACGATGATTTAAGCATCAGATGCTTTTTCTTGATATTGTTCAATAGGTTGTTGTTCCCTACTGCCAGCTGGGGAATAACGAACCATGAGGTTCTTTTAACCGAGCAGATGGATCGTTTCCACCAGATTGACTGGTGCCAGCTTATTTTCAATGATTTATGCCAAGCTGCCAAGAAGTGGCATAACAGGAGCGTTACGAACGTTTCTACAACCATCTATGGATGTTCCATCGTTGTTCTT ctgtattatttggatcatttGCATGACTCAGCGGCACCCCTGAACAAACGTGGATCACCACGAATCAAATACTTTGATAGGAATATTATTCAAGCCCTGACAAGAGCTGACAAGGGCAAGATACGCAAAGGAGAAGAAGCATTTGGACATTGCTCG TTCCGAAGCTCCTCAGAGACCTGCTACACAGATGTACCACCCGTTCATGCACAATTCAAG CATAAGACCAGGACCAACGCTTTTGATGTTCCTCGTCCTGACCCATCTGGACAGCACTCAATTCACATCGAACTCCCGCTCATCAGGGATTTGATATCAAGCAAGCTTAATCAGCTTCCATCCCGCCACCGCATGGGTTTCATAGAGAAGCTGTCACATTTTGATGCGGAGGTTGGTAAGGCGTGTTCAGTTATTAAACAGACTCTTCAGCAGAttgttgagaaacaattcaatctATCTGATGTTTTTGGCGAGTTAATTGATGAGGTCCTCCGTGCCGAGGCGGGTGACAACGAAGATGCTTATGATGTGCAGAAAACCACATCAAAATCAGATGATATTCTTCCCCAGACAGCTG AAGGATGTACGTGTCCGGCCCCCCCAACTGTACCCGATATGTCTACTCCAGTTTCTCAGCTGGATACGCAGTTTACAGACACACAGGTACATGAATTACTGTTAAGGCAACAGCATATTCGTGTACTATTAGAAAGTTGTCCCGATGAAGCTGATATTGATCTACTGGTTCATACAAATATAACGAAACAGAACAAAACACCTACAACCTCAGTGGTAATGTTTTTACAATCATTGTATTTTTTCATTCTAGGGTTGTATTAA
- the LOC109944041 gene encoding protein FAR1-RELATED SEQUENCE 4-like isoform X2 — protein MGCDGPRVMLTDQDPAMPIALGRVFPNTIHRLCLWHVQNRYMPHLNELYARFEDMDFKTRFQSIIHHPLNEMEFEAAWQMMLDDFHLHENNTLARLYDIRKDWVPAFFKGDYCGLMVSTQRSESMNKLVKSAHVDANTPLHQFAKQMMKLLHSRKMKEAKEALGCMGQKDTTTLYMFEIRVARAYTRAVMTRFQETVKYATAYRIDRDTEGEEHDWVVKHTTRSNKIVWGQHQFKIRADVDAGKYSCECKHWEHTGLFCVHLVRAFMHLQIERIPSEYILQRYTYSAHQDVAFSRDDRNLKGKDGETRSYRQKMLLKKAMKVVHHASMSKAGNDKALEMMDELLGLLMRVEPDIGTGESCGTSVCDDIQVEAYETEEMAIDNLRRLDDGNEILTLEHNTDSRLVESSSMDVEARKKLEFHMEGVNLTRPDKAKPKGRTIKSSEQQVLKLGAKGAKKMSRKCQKCGIADGHNSRTCLTVEDNRVRLANLSGRKRGRPPGSRNKLIAAAPQWNETSTSKKRTVDVGDDDSSGRE, from the exons atgggatgtgacggaccacgagtgatgctgacag atcaaGACCCTGCCATGCCAATTGCACTTGGCAGAGTATTCCCAAACACAATACATCGATTGTGTTTGTGGCATGTGCAAAACAGGTATATGCCCCACTTGAATGAATTATATGCAAGATTTGAGGACATGGATTTCAAAAcaaggttccaatctataatacatcatccattGAATGAAATGGAGTTCGAGGCTGCCTGGCAAATGATGCTTGATGATTTCCACCTACACGAGAACAACACCCTTGCCAGATTATATGACATACGCAAAGATTGGGTACCTGCATTTTTCAAAGGAGATTATTGTGGTCTTATGGTCTCTACACAACGAAGCGAGAGCATGAACAAGTTGGTGAAGAGTGCCCACGTGGATGCAAACACACCGCTTCATCAATTTGCAAAGCAAATGATGAAGCTACTGCATAGTAGGAAGATGAAAGAGGCCAAAGAGGCACTAGGATGCATG GGTCAAAAGGATACAACTACATTGTATATGTTTGAAATAAGAGTAGCAAGGGCATACACTAGAGCTGTGATGACAAGGTTTCAGGAGACAGTAAAATATGCAACTGCATACCGAATAGACCGTGATACAGAGGGTGAGGAACATGATTGGGTGGTGAAACATACTACAAGATCAAATAAAATTGTTTGGGGTCAACACCAATTCAAGATAAGGGCTGATGTGGATGCCGGAAAGTATTCATGTGAGTGCAAGCATTGGGAGCATACAG GTCTATTTTGTGTTCATCTTGTACGCGCTTTCATGCATCTACAAATTGAAAGGATCCCAAGTGAGTATATTTTGCAACGATACACATACTCCGCGCATCAAGATGTGGCTTTTTCAAGAGACGATAGGAAtttgaaagggaaagatggagaaactagatcatatagacagaagatgttgcttaaaaaAGCAATGAAAGTAGTACACCATGCGAGTATGTCTAAAGCTGGGAATGATAAAGCCCTAGAGATGATGGACGAATTATTAGGGTTATTGATGCGTGTGGAGCCTGATATAGGTACTGGTGAGAGTTGTGGCACAAGTGTTTGCGATGACATCCAG GTCGAAGCGTATGAAACAGAGGAAATGGCTATAGACAACTTACGCAGATTAGATGATGGGAACGAG ATATTAACATTGGAACATAACACTGACAGTCGGCTGGTTGAGAGTAGTTCTATGGATGTGGAAGCTAGAAAG AAACTGGAATTTCATATGGAAGGTGTAAACTTAACAAGACCAGATAAGGCCAAGCCTAAGGGAAGAACAATCAAAAGTAGTGAGCAACAAGTTTTAAAATTGGGTGCGAAAGGAGCTAAGAAGATGAGCAGGAAATGCCAGAAATGTGGCATAGCTGATGGTCACAACAGCCGTACGTGTTTAACTGTCGAGGATAATAGGGTTCGATTGGCTAACCTATCTGGACGTAAGCGAGGACGGCCTCCTGGTTCAAGGAACAAACTCATAGCTGCAGCCCCGCAATGGAATGAGACATCAACGTCGAAAAAACGAACGGTGGATGTCGGAGATGATGATTCATCTGGTAGAGAGTAA
- the LOC109944041 gene encoding protein FAR1-RELATED SEQUENCE 4-like isoform X1 — MGCDGPRVMLTDQDPAMPIALGRVFPNTIHRLCLWHVQNRYMPHLNELYARFEDMDFKTRFQSIIHHPLNEMEFEAAWQMMLDDFHLHENNTLARLYDIRKDWVPAFFKGDYCGLMVSTQRSESMNKLVKSAHVDANTPLHQFAKQMMKLLHSRKMKEAKEALGCMGQKDTTTLYMFEIRVARAYTRAVMTRFQETVKYATAYRIDRDTEGEEHDWVVKHTTRSNKIVWGQHQFKIRADVDAGKYSCECKHWEHTGLFCVHLVRAFMHLQIERIPSEYILQRYTYSAHQDVAFSRDDRNLKGKDGETRSYRQKMLLKKAMKVVHHASMSKAGNDKALEMMDELLGLLMRVEPDIGTGESCGTSVCDDIQVEAYETEEMAIDNLRRLDDGNEEILMGSNTNECNTKDDQCNMQILTLEHNTDSRLVESSSMDVEARKKLEFHMEGVNLTRPDKAKPKGRTIKSSEQQVLKLGAKGAKKMSRKCQKCGIADGHNSRTCLTVEDNRVRLANLSGRKRGRPPGSRNKLIAAAPQWNETSTSKKRTVDVGDDDSSGRE; from the exons atgggatgtgacggaccacgagtgatgctgacag atcaaGACCCTGCCATGCCAATTGCACTTGGCAGAGTATTCCCAAACACAATACATCGATTGTGTTTGTGGCATGTGCAAAACAGGTATATGCCCCACTTGAATGAATTATATGCAAGATTTGAGGACATGGATTTCAAAAcaaggttccaatctataatacatcatccattGAATGAAATGGAGTTCGAGGCTGCCTGGCAAATGATGCTTGATGATTTCCACCTACACGAGAACAACACCCTTGCCAGATTATATGACATACGCAAAGATTGGGTACCTGCATTTTTCAAAGGAGATTATTGTGGTCTTATGGTCTCTACACAACGAAGCGAGAGCATGAACAAGTTGGTGAAGAGTGCCCACGTGGATGCAAACACACCGCTTCATCAATTTGCAAAGCAAATGATGAAGCTACTGCATAGTAGGAAGATGAAAGAGGCCAAAGAGGCACTAGGATGCATG GGTCAAAAGGATACAACTACATTGTATATGTTTGAAATAAGAGTAGCAAGGGCATACACTAGAGCTGTGATGACAAGGTTTCAGGAGACAGTAAAATATGCAACTGCATACCGAATAGACCGTGATACAGAGGGTGAGGAACATGATTGGGTGGTGAAACATACTACAAGATCAAATAAAATTGTTTGGGGTCAACACCAATTCAAGATAAGGGCTGATGTGGATGCCGGAAAGTATTCATGTGAGTGCAAGCATTGGGAGCATACAG GTCTATTTTGTGTTCATCTTGTACGCGCTTTCATGCATCTACAAATTGAAAGGATCCCAAGTGAGTATATTTTGCAACGATACACATACTCCGCGCATCAAGATGTGGCTTTTTCAAGAGACGATAGGAAtttgaaagggaaagatggagaaactagatcatatagacagaagatgttgcttaaaaaAGCAATGAAAGTAGTACACCATGCGAGTATGTCTAAAGCTGGGAATGATAAAGCCCTAGAGATGATGGACGAATTATTAGGGTTATTGATGCGTGTGGAGCCTGATATAGGTACTGGTGAGAGTTGTGGCACAAGTGTTTGCGATGACATCCAG GTCGAAGCGTATGAAACAGAGGAAATGGCTATAGACAACTTACGCAGATTAGATGATGGGAACGAG GAAATTTTAATGGGCTCTAATACAAATGAATGCAATACTAAGGATGATCAATGTAATATGCAGATATTAACATTGGAACATAACACTGACAGTCGGCTGGTTGAGAGTAGTTCTATGGATGTGGAAGCTAGAAAG AAACTGGAATTTCATATGGAAGGTGTAAACTTAACAAGACCAGATAAGGCCAAGCCTAAGGGAAGAACAATCAAAAGTAGTGAGCAACAAGTTTTAAAATTGGGTGCGAAAGGAGCTAAGAAGATGAGCAGGAAATGCCAGAAATGTGGCATAGCTGATGGTCACAACAGCCGTACGTGTTTAACTGTCGAGGATAATAGGGTTCGATTGGCTAACCTATCTGGACGTAAGCGAGGACGGCCTCCTGGTTCAAGGAACAAACTCATAGCTGCAGCCCCGCAATGGAATGAGACATCAACGTCGAAAAAACGAACGGTGGATGTCGGAGATGATGATTCATCTGGTAGAGAGTAA
- the LOC100280221 gene encoding uncharacterized protein LOC100280221 (The RefSeq protein has 1 substitution compared to this genomic sequence): MAGLPFLPCRTQGLLCPAHPAGIPGATRTPQQPRGIHPFSPRAIKTGRRVSPAHQNQIQNSPWEFGGRFATAWVWWGMRRTTSALELQRQGGNCRAIAGPRLRLLGWPESPDRNSEH; this comes from the coding sequence ATGGCCGGTCTTCCTTTTCTCCCCTGCCGAACTCAAGGTCTGCTATCTCCTGCGCATCCGGCGGGGATTCCGGGAGCAACAAGAACACCGCAACAACCGCGAGGAATCCATCCTTTCTCCCCCCGTGCTATAAAAACCGGGCGTCGTGTTTCCCCTGCCCACCAAAACCAAATCCAGAACTCTCCCTGGGAATTTGGTGGCCGATTTGCCACCGCGTGGGTGTGGTGGGGCATGCGCCGAACGACTTCTGCGTTGGAGCTCCAGCGCCAGGGGGGAAACTGTCGCGCCATCGCTGGGCCGCGGCTCAGATTGCTGGGGTGGCCGGAGTCACCGGATCGGAATTCAGAACACTAG